GACGGGCGCCGCGGAGATTCGCGCCGCGCAGCCGGCGGTTCGAGATCCGACGCCCGGAGAGGTCGGGAACGGCGCGCGGGTCCGACTGGCGCCACTCGTTCCATACCCTGACGCTTTTCTCGATGAGCTCGGCATGCGCCTGCTCGGCCATCGTCAGCCTTTCGCGACCAATCCGCTTTCCGCCACAATCCTGTATACGTTCGGATGATGGTCCCGTTTCGAACGATTTTCAAACGCGTTTTCGGCTCCGGCCCGGCCGTCGCGGCCGGGGAGGCATTCTGCTGACGCGCGCGCGGCCGGCATGCTATACTCCGGCCTGGCCTTGTCTCGAGGGAGTTCGCATTGCGCAACCGGTTCGACACGACGCACGCCGTCCTGCACCATACGGGGATGATCCTCGCCCTGCTCGGCGGCACGATGCTCTTTCCCATCGTGTTCGTCCTCGTCGACGGCGAGTTCCGGCGCGACGCCGGCACGCTCGGCGGCTTTCTTTTTCCCGCGGTGCTCGCGGCGGCCACCGGCCTGCTCCTCCACCGCCTGTTCCGCGAGCGGCGCGTCACGACGATCCGCGCCATCCTCGTCACGGGCGCAGGGTGGGCGGCCTGCTCGGCCTTCGGGGCGATGCCATTCGCCCATGCCTTCGGCATGAGCTATCTCGACGCCTACTTCGAATCGATGAGCGGGTTCACGACGACGGGGATCACGATGCTGCGGGGACTCGACGAGATGCCGCGCTCGATCCTCTTCTGGCGATCGCTCATGCAGTGGCTCGGCGGCCTCGGCATTCTCACCTTCTTCCTCGCCTTCGCCTACAAGGGCAGCGGCGCGCATTACCTCTACGGCGCCGAGAGCCACAAGGTAGGCGTCGACCGCCCCGTGCCGGGCCTCAGGAACACGCTGATGATCTTTCTCGGCATCTACGCCGGGTTCACGCTCATCGTCGCCGTCCTGCTCGCCGCCTCCGGCGTCACCCTCTTCGACAGCCTCTGCCACGCGCTGACATCGCTCGCGACCGGCGGCTTCTCCACGCACGACGCGAGCGTCGCCTTCTTCCGCGAGAGCGGCCACCCGAGGCATATCCTCATCGAGTACATCATCATCGCCGGCATGCTCCTCGGCGGGATCAACTTCGTCGTCCACTACCGCCTGATCCACGGTTCCCGCCGGGCCCTGGCCGACAACACCGAGATGAAGCACTGGTGGGGGATCCTCGGCGGCGCCGTCCTCCTCGTGCTCGTCGAGCGGTGCTGGCGGATGGGCGCCGTCGGCGGCGATCTCCTCTCGGCGGGGTTCTGGCGAAGCCTGGAGGAGAATGCCCGGCTCGCGATCTTCCAGGTCGTCTCGATCGCGACGACCTCGGGCTTCGCCACGCGGGACATCGCCTCCCCCGTCTTCGGAGAGACGGCGAAAATCGTCTTTCTCGTCCTCATGTTCATCGGCGGGTGCGTCTCGTCGACCTCCGGCGGGTTCAAGGTGCAGCGGATCGTCATCCTCGTCCGCCTGATGAGCCGCGAGCTCTTCCGCATGCGCTCGCCGCGGCACACCGTCTCGATGGTCATGGTGGACGGCAAATCGGTATCGATGAACGAGATCCAGCGGGTCGGCGCGATCTTCTATTCGTGGATCGCGCTGCTCGTCGTCGGCGGCATCGTCACCGCGCTCCTCTCCCGGCACGACGCCCTGGCCTCGATGTCGGGGATGTTCAGTGCCCTCGGCAACATCGGCCCCTGCTACATCCCCGCCGAAGAGACGGCGGGGCTCCACCCGGCGATCAAGATCCTGTACATATTCGGCATGCTTGCGGGACGGCTCGAGATCCTCCCCGTCCTGCTGCTCTTCAGCCCGAGAGCGTGGTTGCAATAACGGAAAGGAGCGGACCGGATGTACATCATCATCGCCGGCGCCGGCCGCGTCGGCAGCGAGATCACCCGGATCCTCGTCGCGAAGAACCACAATGTCGTCGCGATCGACCGCGACGAGCAGGTCTGCGAGTCGATCTACGCCGAGACGGGTGCGATGACGATCAACGGAAGCGCCACGGAACTTCGCATTCTGCGGCGCGCCGGGGCCGAGAAGGCGGACGCGATCATCTGCCTGATGCACCACGAGGCCGACAACATCGCATGCGCCCTTCTCGCGAAGAGCCTCGGGATACCCCATATCGTCGCGCGGCTGATCGACGACGCCTACGAACAGGCCTACACCCTGTCGGGGATCAGCATCATCGTCCGCTCGGTCGATTTGCTGATCAACCAGATCCTGTGGGAGATCGAACGGCCGAAGGTCAAGGAAGTGGTGACCCTGAAGGGCGGCAAGGCGCAGATCTACACGGTCCGCATCCCGGACAAGGCGAAGATCGTCGGCATGACGATCAGCGACATCGCGAAGCAGAAGAACTTCCCCGCCGAGTGCGTCTTCATGGGCGTCGACCGCGAGGAGAGCGGGGAGTTCGCCATCACGCGGGGCGGCTACGCCATCGAGGCGGGGGACATCGTCTTCTTGATCTCGAAAAGCGAGCACATCAAGCAGGCGACCGACCTGCTGACCGCGACG
Above is a genomic segment from Candidatus Krumholzibacteriota bacterium containing:
- a CDS encoding TrkA family potassium uptake protein gives rise to the protein MYIIIAGAGRVGSEITRILVAKNHNVVAIDRDEQVCESIYAETGAMTINGSATELRILRRAGAEKADAIICLMHHEADNIACALLAKSLGIPHIVARLIDDAYEQAYTLSGISIIVRSVDLLINQILWEIERPKVKEVVTLKGGKAQIYTVRIPDKAKIVGMTISDIAKQKNFPAECVFMGVDREESGEFAITRGGYAIEAGDIVFLISKSEHIKQATDLLTATKR
- a CDS encoding TrkH family potassium uptake protein, encoding MRNRFDTTHAVLHHTGMILALLGGTMLFPIVFVLVDGEFRRDAGTLGGFLFPAVLAAATGLLLHRLFRERRVTTIRAILVTGAGWAACSAFGAMPFAHAFGMSYLDAYFESMSGFTTTGITMLRGLDEMPRSILFWRSLMQWLGGLGILTFFLAFAYKGSGAHYLYGAESHKVGVDRPVPGLRNTLMIFLGIYAGFTLIVAVLLAASGVTLFDSLCHALTSLATGGFSTHDASVAFFRESGHPRHILIEYIIIAGMLLGGINFVVHYRLIHGSRRALADNTEMKHWWGILGGAVLLVLVERCWRMGAVGGDLLSAGFWRSLEENARLAIFQVVSIATTSGFATRDIASPVFGETAKIVFLVLMFIGGCVSSTSGGFKVQRIVILVRLMSRELFRMRSPRHTVSMVMVDGKSVSMNEIQRVGAIFYSWIALLVVGGIVTALLSRHDALASMSGMFSALGNIGPCYIPAEETAGLHPAIKILYIFGMLAGRLEILPVLLLFSPRAWLQ